The Bdellovibrionales bacterium genome segment CTGGACCTTCGCAATGTTCTTTCTCTTGGATATCAAATTTGCGAGCGAAGTGACCTCATCCTCTGAATCGGTCAGACCAGGAACAAGAACAAAGCGCACCCAGGTTTTTTTTTCGATTTGCTCCAAGTAATCAAGCATGTTCAATGTTGGCCCCAATTTAACTCCCGTCACTTTTCTGTACGTCTTGGGGTCAAAGGCCTTAATGTCGAGTAGAACCAAGTTCACAGAATCAACAGCCGAAGATTGTTTCGAATTTATCTGAAAGTTAAATCCGGAGGTATCGAGAGCCGTATGAATATTAGCCTCGCGACAAGCGTCCGCAAGATCTCCTATGAAGTCAGGTTGGAGAAGCGGTTCTCCGCCTGTAAATGTAACTCCGCCTCCAGACTTTTCAAAATAAGCTCGGTATCGCCAAATCTCACGAAAGAGTTCCTCTGTCGTCACCTCACGCCCTTCATGTGGATGACGGGTATCGGGATTGTGACAATACAGGCAACG includes the following:
- the pflA gene encoding pyruvate formate lyase-activating protein, yielding MSVKGRIHSIETCGTVDGPGVRYLVFMQGCSLRCLYCHNPDTRHPHEGREVTTEELFREIWRYRAYFEKSGGGVTFTGGEPLLQPDFIGDLADACREANIHTALDTSGFNFQINSKQSSAVDSVNLVLLDIKAFDPKTYRKVTGVKLGPTLNMLDYLEQIEKKTWVRFVLVPGLTDSEDEVTSLANLISKRKNIAKVQVLPFHKMGEYKWKQMGFKYELDKTLPPSREQLVRVQEIFRRVGLETE